The DNA sequence ATATTTGTCAAACGCAGCCAAAATGTTTTCCATCACGTCCTCCATCGAGTGAAACTCGATGTCTTCGCGCGGGATAAAATGAACAACTTCCTTTCCTTTTAAGAGCGCCATCGACGGCGAGGACGGCGCATAGCCGACAAAGTACTCGCGCATTTTCGCCGTCGCCTCTTTGTCTTGGCCGGCGAATACCGTCACAAGATGATCCGGCTTTTTCTCGCTCCTAAGCACCGCCTGCGTCGCGGCCGGGCGCGCCAGTCCGGCGGCGCAGCCGCACACTGAGTTGACAAAGACAAACGTCGTTCCTTCCACTTGTTCCATAAACTGCTCGACTTCCTCACTCGTGCGCAATTCGCGGAAACCGGCGCGGACGAGCTCATCGCGCATCGGCTGCACGAGCTG is a window from the Geobacillus stearothermophilus ATCC 12980 genome containing:
- a CDS encoding BrxA/BrxB family bacilliredoxin — translated: MSMAYEEYMRQLVQPMRDELVRAGFRELRTSEEVEQFMEQVEGTTFVFVNSVCGCAAGLARPAATQAVLRSEKKPDHLVTVFAGQDKEATAKMREYFVGYAPSSPSMALLKGKEVVHFIPREDIEFHSMEDVMENILAAFDKYCN